A single window of Danaus plexippus chromosome 31, MEX_DaPlex, whole genome shotgun sequence DNA harbors:
- the LOC116778440 gene encoding microtubule-associated protein futsch-like isoform X11, with protein MNLVLIFALGVLCVNADPHFVRARQPVNDQNFVFKLPDNGLQYTYFEEEELDSFGKPIVKVTFIPEEDIGHGALDLTSGVVERKLNSERKFAQGSSDHRRSRNHGRHHNIAGGVLNDGNSKSYWNSDSESTVDNENESKNYQYSSGSQIESSHSKGKLGRIPHPILRHHPRIPLRSPIQKPGLLPVDNIGIDIGVGAQISGGAKHPIIGRIPKKPWLRGKKPKGGQAPGGRNPDEVITRETETTVVTTDNAKASNEKQSSSTVTKIISETRANSDSPSNNDKPNNVDSNNNKKKPIKKCSKGPRPDDLRKPKHGKRPRGGKYPQEITTSESITTVVTKSSKELSEQDQTSSTTITKKETITQGPDYNSPDEDYQPDDNSPDRNGGQPGGKKPKGGKKPKGGNQPNKESPDDDDNSPDRNGGQPGDKKPKGGKKPKGGNQPNKESPDNDDNSPDRNGGQPGGKKPKGGKKPKGGNQPNNESPDDDDNSPDSNDGQPGGKKPKGGKKPKGGNQPNNESPDDDDQPDDNSPDRNGGQPGGKKPKGGKKPKGGNQPNNESPDDDDNSPDSNDGQPGGKKPKGGKKPKGGNQPDNESPDDDDQPDDNSPDRNGGQPGGKKPKGGKKPKGGNQPNKESPDDDGNSPDRNGGQPGGKKPKGGKKPKGGNKPSDGNPPGQTTTTVTTKTTTETTASASSPSGSPNNQQPSDDQPDVKDQPQENKPSDDKKPKAGKQPKEVSPDDNKQPDDQSPKKPKGGNQPNNESPDDDDQPDDNSPDRNGGQPGGKKPKGGKKPKGGNKPSDGNPPGQTTTTVTTKTTTETTASASSPSGSPNNQQPSDDQPDVKDQPQENKPSDDKKPKAGKQPKEVSPDDNKQPDDQSPKKPKGGSQPNNESPDDDNQPDDNSPDRNGGQPGGKKPKGGKKPKGGNQPNNESPDDDDNSPDSNDGQPGGKKPKGGKKPKGGNKPSDGNPPGQTTTTVTTKTTTETTASASSPSGSPNNQQPSDDQPDVKDQPQENKPSDDKKPKAGKQPKEVSPDDNKQPDDQSPKKPKGGNQPNNESPDDDDNSPDSNDGQPGGKKPKGGKKPKGGNQPNNESPDDDDQPDDNSPDRNGGQPGGKKPKGGKKPKGGNKPSDGNPPGQTTTTVTTKTTTETTASASSPSGSPNNQQPSDDQPDVKDQPQENKPSDDKKPKAGKQPKEVSPDDNKQPDDQSPKKPKGGNQPNNESPDDDDQPDDNSPDRNGGQPGGKKPKGGKKPKGGNQPNNESPDDDDQPDDNSPDRNGGQPGGKKPKGGKKPKGGNQPNNESPDDDDNSPDSNDGQPGGKKPKGGKKPKGGNQPNNESPDDDDQPDDNSPDRNGGQPGGKKPKGGKKPKGGNQPNNKSPVDDDQPDEDSPDSNDGQPGGKKPKGGKKPKGGNQPNNESPDDDDQPDDNSPDRNGGQPGGKKPKGGKKPKGGNQPNNESQDDDDQPDDNSPDRNGGQPGGKKPKGGKKPKGGNQPNNESPDDDDNSPDSNDGQPGGKKPKGGKKPKGGNQPNNESPDDDDQPDDNSPDRNGGQPGGKKPKGGKKPKGGNQPNNESPDNDDQPDDNSPDRNGGQPGGKKPKGGKKPKGGNKPSDGNPPGQTTTTVTTKTTTETTASASSPSGSPNNQQPSDDQPDVKDQPQENKPSDDKKPKAGKQPKEVSPDDNKQPDDQSPKKPKGGSQPNNESPDDDNQPDDNSPDRNGGQPGGKKPKCGKKPKGGNQPNNESPDDDDNSPDSNDGQPGGKKPKGGKKPKGGNQPNNESPDDDDNSPDSNDGQPGGKKPKGGKKPKGGNQPNNESPDDDDQPDDNSPDRNGGQPGGKKPKGGKKPKGGNQPNNESPDDDDNSPDSNDGQPGGKKPKGGKKPKGGNQPNNGSPDDDDNSPDSNDGQPGGKKPKGGKKPKGGNQPNNESPDDDDNSPDSNDGQPGGKKPKGGKKPKGGNQPNNESPDDDDQPDDNSPDRNGGQPGGKKPKGGKKPKGGNKPSDGNPPGQTTTTVTTKTTTETTASASSPSGSPNNQQPSDDQPDVKDQPQENKPSDDKKPKAGKQPKEVSPDDNKQPDDQSPKKPKGGSQPNNESPDDDNQPDDNSPDRNGGQPGGKKPKGGKKPKGGNQPNNESPDDDDNSPDSNDGQPGGKKPKGGKKPKGGNQPNNESPDDDDQPDDNSPDRNGGQPGGKKPKGGKKPKGGNKPSDGNPPGQTTTTVTTKTTTETTASASSPSGSPNNQQPSDDQPDVKDQPQENKPSDDKKPKAGKQPKEVSPDDNKQPDDQSPKKPKGGNQPNNESPDDDDNSPDSNDGQPGGKKPKGGKKPKGGNQPNNESPDDDDNSPDSNDGQPGGKKPKGGKKPKGGNQPNNESPDDDDNSPDSNDGQPGGKKPKGGKKPKGGNQPNNESPDDDDNSPDSNDGQPGGKKPKGGKKPKGGNQPNNESPDDDDNSPDSNDGQPGGKKPKGGKKPKGGNQPNNESPDDDDNSPDSNDGQPGGKKPKGGKKPKGGNKPSDGNPPGQTTTTVTTKTTTETTASASSPSGSPNNQQPSDDQPDVKDQPQENKPSDDKKPKAGKQPKEVSPDDNKQPDDQSPKKPKGGSQPNNESPDDDNQPDDNSPDRNGGQPGGKKPKGGKKPKGGNQPNNESPDDDDQPDDNSPDRNGGQPGGKKPKGGKKPKGGNQPNNESPDDDDNSPDSNDGQPGGKKPKGGKKPKGGNQPNNESPDDDDNSPDSNDGQPGGKKPKGGKKPKGGNQPNNESPDDDDNSPDSNDGQPGGKKPKGGKKPKGGNQPNNESPDDDDNSPDSNDGQPGGKKPKGGKKPKGGNQPNNESPDDDDQPDDNSPDRNGGQPGGKKPKGGKKPKGGNQPNNESPDDDDQPDDNSPDRNGGQPGGPASKPDGKKPNSAEKGPNSSRKPDSSRPKGKKPRHGGIRPGRPTLIPPRGGRYPPGFIPKQPGRNRICVCFNSFSDMPAELRSQFRLY; from the exons ATGAATTTGGTGCTTATCTTCGCGCTGGGT GTGCTGTGTGTTAACGCAGACCCCCATTTCGTAAGAGCGAGACAACCAGTCA atgATCAGAATTTCGTGTTCAAACTCCCAG ATAATGGTTTACAATACACGTACTTCGAGGAAGAAGAATTGGACAGTTTTGGTAAACCAATAGTGAAAGTGACTTTCATACCAGAAG AGGACATTGGCCATGGCGCACTTGACTTGACGTCTGGGGTTGTGGAAAGAAAGCTCAACTCTGAAAGGAAATTCGCCCAAGGTTCAAGCGATCACCGCAGATCAAGGAACCATGGACGACACCATAACATCGCTGGTGGTGTCCTAAATGATGGTAACAGCAAGAGCTATTGGAACTCAGATTCGGAATCAACCGttgataatgaaaatgaaagcAAAAATTACCAATACAGTTCCG gTTCTCAAATTGAATCGTCACACTCCAAGGGAAAACTTGGACGTATTCCTCACCCAATACTGAGACACCATCCACGGATTCCGTTACGATCACCAATACAGAAACCCGGACTTCTCCCGGTCGATAATATTGGTATCGACATTGGCGTCGGAGCTCAAATCTCAGgag gggCGAAACATCCAATAATTGGAAGGATTCCAAAGAAGCCTTGGTTGCGAGGGAAGAAACCTAAAGGTGGACAGGCACCTGGCGGGAGAAACCCTGACGAAGTTATAACAAGAGAAACTGAAACAACCGTTGTGACTACAGATAATGCCAAGGCATCAAACGAAAAACAGAGTTCCTCCACCGTGACTAAGATCATATCAGAAACAAGAGCCAATTCGG aTTCTCCATCGAATAACGACAAGCCAAATAACGTTGATTCTAACAACAATAAGAAAAAACCAATTAAAAAGTGTTCGAAAg GACCTCGGCCAGATGATTTGAGGAAACCAAAACATGGCAAGAGACCAAGAGGAGGCAAATATCCTCAGGAAATAACAACTAGCGAATCGATAACGACAGTCGTAACCAAATCTAGCAAGGAATTATCTGAGCAAGACCAAACCAGTTCAACGACAATAACCAAGAAAGAAACAATAACGCAAG GACCTGACTATAACTCGCCAGACGAGGACTATCAACCCGACGACAACAGCCCTGACAGGAACGGTGGCCAGCCAGGAGGCAAGAAACCCAAGGGTGGCAAGAAACCCAAAGGTGGAAATCAACCCAACAAAGAGTCACCGGATGATGACGACAACAGCCCTGACAGGAACGGTGGCCAGCCAGGAGACAAGAAACCCAAGGGTGGCAAGAAACCCAAAGGTGGAAATCAACCCAACAAAGAGTCACCGGATAATGACGACAACAGCCCTGACAGGAACGGTGGCCAGCCAGGAGGCAAGAAACCCAAGGGTGGCAAGAAACCCAAAGGTGGAAATCAACCCAACAATGAGTCACCGGATGATGACGACAACAGCCCTGACAGCAACGATGGCCAGCCAGGAGGCAAGAAACCCAAGGGTGGCAAGAAACCCAAAGGTGGAAATCAACCCAACAATGAGTCACCGGATGATGACGACCAACCCGACGACAACAGCCCTGATAGGAACGGTGGCCAGCCAGGAGGCAAGAAACCCAAGGGTGGCAAGAAACCCAAAGGTGGAAATCAACCCAACAATGAGTCACCGGATGATGACGACAACAGCCCTGACAGCAACGATGGCCAGCCAGGAGGCAAGAAACCCAAGGGTGGCAAGAAACCCAAAGGTGGAAATCAACCCGACAATGAGTCACCGGATGATGACGACCAACCCGACGACAACAGCCCTGACAGGAACGGTGGCCAGCCAGGAGGCAAGAAACCCAAGGGTGGCAAGAAACCCAAAGGTGGAAATCAACCCAACAAAGAGTCACCGGATGATGACGGCAACAGCCCTGACAGGAACGGTGGCCAGCCAGGAGGCAAGAAACCCAAGGGTGGCAAGAAACCCAAAG GTGGAAATAAACCCAGTGACGGAAACCCGCCTGGACAAACAACAACCACAGTCACAACAAAGACGACAACAGAAACAACCGCTTCCGCCA gCTCGCCATCTGGTAGTCCCAATAACCAACAACCCAGTGACGACCAACCGGATGTAAAAGATCAGCCACAAGAAAACAAACCCAGTGATGACAAAAAACCTAAAGCTGGAAAGCAACCCAAAGAAGTTTCACCAGACGATAATAAACAGCCCGACGACCAGAGCCCAAAGAAACCCAAAG GTGGAAATCAACCCAACAATGAGTCACCGGATGATGACGACCAACCCGACGACAACAGCCCTGACAGGAACGGTGGCCAGCCAGGAGGCAAGAAACCCAAGGGTGGCAAGAAACCCAAAGGTGGAAATAAACCCAGTGACGGAAACCCGCCTGGACAAACAACAACCACAGTCACAACAAAGACGACAACAGAAACAACCGCTTCCGCCA gCTCGCCATCTGGTAGTCCCAATAACCAACAACCCAGTGACGACCAACCGGATGTAAAAGATCAGCCACAAGAAAACAAACCCAGTGATGACAAAAAACCTAAAGCTGGAAAGCAACCCAAAGAAGTTTCACCAGACGATAATAAACAGCCCGACGACCAGAGCCCAAAGAAACCCAAAGGTGGAAGTCAACCCAACAATGAGTCACCGGATGATGACAACCAACCCGACGACAACAGCCCTGACAGGAACGGTGGCCAGCCAGGAGGCAAGAAACCCAAGGGTGGCAAGAAACCCAAAGGTGGAAATCAACCCAACAATGAGTCACCGGATGATGACGACAACAGCCCTGACAGCAACGATGGCCAGCCAGGAGGCAAGAAACCCAAGGGTGGCAAGAAACCCAAAGGTGGAAATAAGCCCAGTGACGGAAACCCGCCTGGACAAACAACAACCACAGTCACAACAAAGACGACAACAGAAACAACCGCTTCCGCCA gCTCGCCATCTGGTAGTCCCAATAACCAACAACCCAGTGACGACCAACCGGATGTAAAAGATCAGCCACAAGAAAACAAACCCAGTGATGACAAAAAACCTAAAGCTGGAAAGCAACCCAAAGAAGTTTCACCAGACGATAATAAACAGCCCGACGACCAGAGCCCAAAGAAACCCAAAG GTGGAAATCAACCCAACAATGAGTCACCGGATGATGACGACAACAGCCCTGACAGCAACGATGGCCAGCCAGGAGGCAAGAAACCCAAGGGTGGCAAGAAACCCAAAGGTGGAAATCAACCCAACAATGAGTCACCGGATGATGACGACCAACCCGACGACAACAGCCCTGACAGGAACGGTGGCCAGCCAGGAGGCAAGAAACCCAAGGGTGGCAAGAAACCCAAAG GTGGAAATAAACCCAGTGACGGAAACCCGCCTGGACAAACAACAACCACAGTCACAACAAAGACGACAACAGAAACAACCGCTTCCGCCA gCTCGCCATCTGGTAGTCCCAATAACCAACAACCCAGTGACGACCAACCGGATGTAAAAGATCAGCCACAAGAAAACAAACCCAGTGATGACAAAAAACCTAAAGCTGGAAAGCAACCCAAAGAAGTTTCACCAGACGATAATAAACAGCCCGACGACCAGAGCCCAAAGAAACCCAAAG GTGGAAATCAACCCAACAATGAGTCACCGGATGATGACGACCAACCCGACGACAACAGCCCTGACAGGAACGGTGGCCAGCCAGGAGGCAAGAAACCCAAGGGTGGCAAGAAACCCAAAGGTGGAAATCAACCCAACAATGAGTCACCGGATGATGACGACCAACCCGACGACAACAGCCCTGACAGGAACGGTGGCCAGCCAGGAGGCAAGAAACCCAAGGGTGGCAAGAAACCCAAAGGTGGAAATCAACCCAACAATGAGTCACCGGATGATGACGACAACAGCCCTGACAGCAACGATGGCCAGCCAGGAGGCAAGAAACCCAAGGGTGGCAAGAAACCCAAAGGTGGAAATCAACCCAACAATGAGTCACCGGATGATGACGACCAACCCGACGACAACAGCCCTGACAGGAACGGTGGCCAGCCAGGAGGCAAGAAACCCAAGGGTGGCAAGAAACCCAAAGGTGGAAATCAACCCAACAATAAGTCACCGGTTGATGACGACCAACCCGACGAAGACAGCCCTGACAGCAACGATGGCCAGCCAGGAGGCAAGAAACCCAAGGGTGGCAAGAAACCCAAAGGTGGAAATCAACCCAACAATGAGTCACCGGATGATGACGACCAACCCGACGACAACAGCCCTGACAGGAACGGTGGCCAGCCAGGAGGCAAGAAACCCAAGGGTGGCAAGAAACCCAAAGGTGGAAATCAACCCAACAATGAGTCACAGGATGATGACGACCAACCCGACGACAACAGCCCTGACAGGAACGGTGGCCAGCCAGGAGGCAAGAAACCCAAGGGTGGCAAGAAACCCAAAGGTGGAAATCAACCCAACAATGAGTCACCGGATGATGACGACAACAGCCCTGACAGCAACGATGGCCAGCCAGGAGGCAAGAAACCCAAGGGTGGCAAGAAACCCAAAGGTGGAAATCAACCCAACAATGAGTCACCGGATGATGACGACCAACCCGACGACAACAGCCCTGACAGGAACGGTGGCCAGCCAGGAGGCAAGAAACCCAAGGGTGGCAAGAAACCCAAAG GTGGAAATCAACCCAACAATGAGTCACCGGATAATGACGACCAACCCGACGACAACAGCCCTGACAGGAACGGTGGCCAGCCAGGAGGCAAGAAACCCAAGGGTGGCAAGAAACCCAAAGGTGGAAATAAACCCAGTGACGGAAACCCGCCTGGACAAACAACAACCACAGTCACAACAAAGACGACAACAGAAACAACCGCTTCCGCCA gCTCGCCATCTGGTAGTCCCAATAACCAACAACCCAGTGACGACCAACCGGATGTAAAAGATCAGCCACAAGAAAACAAACCCAGTGATGACAAAAAACCTAAAGCTGGAAAGCAACCCAAAGAAGTTTCACCAGACGATAATAAACAGCCCGACGACCAGAGCCCAAAGAAACCCAAAGGTGGAAGTCAACCCAACAATGAGTCACCGGATGATGACAACCAACCCGACGACAACAGCCCTGACAGGAACGGTGGCCAGCCAGGAGGCAAGAAACCCAAGTGTGGCAAGAAACCCAAAGGTGGAAATCAACCCAACAATGAGTCACCGGATGATGACGACAACAGCCCTGACAGCAACGATGGCCAGCCAGGAGGCAAGAAACCCAAGGGTGGCAAGAAACCCAAAGGTGGAAATCAACCCAACAATGAGTCACCGGATGATGACGACAACAGCCCTGACAGCAACGATGGCCAGCCAGGAGGCAAGAAACCCAAGGGTGGCAAGAAACCCAAAGGTGGAAATCAACCCAACAATGAGTCACCGGATGATGACGACCAACCCGACGACAACAGCCCTGACAGGAACGGTGGCCAGCCAGGAGGCAAGAAACCCAAGGGTGGCAAGAAACCCAAAGGTGGAAATCAACCCAACAATGAGTCACCGGATGATGACGACAACAGCCCTGACAGCAACGATGGCCAGCCAGGAGGCAAGAAACCCAAGGGTGGCAAGAAACCCAAAGGTGGAAATCAACCCAACAATGGGTCACCGGATGATGACGACAACAGCCCTGACAGCAACGATGGCCAGCCAGGAGGCAAGAAACCCAAGGGTGGCAAGAAACCCAAAGGTGGAAATCAACCCAACAATGAGTCACCGGATGATGACGACAACAGCCCTGACAGCAACGATGGCCAGCCAGGAGGCAAGAAACCCAAGGGTGGCAAGAAACCCAAAGGTGGAAATCAACCCAACAATGAGTCACCGGATGATGACGACCAACCCGACGACAACAGCCCTGACAGGAACGGTGGCCAGCCAGGAGGCAAGAAACCCAAGGGTGGCAAGAAACCCAAAG GTGGAAATAAACCCAGTGACGGAAACCCGCCTGGACAAACAACAACCACAGTCACAACAAAGACGACAACAGAAACAACCGCTTCCGCCA gCTCGCCATCTGGTAGTCCCAATAACCAACAACCCAGTGACGACCAACCGGATGTAAAAGATCAGCCACAAGAAAACAAACCCAGTGATGACAAAAAACCTAAAGCTGGAAAGCAACCCAAAGAAGTTTCACCAGACGATAATAAACAGCCCGACGACCAGAGCCCAAAGAAACCCAAAGGTGGAAGTCAACCCAACAATGAGTCACCGGATGATGACAACCAACCCGACGACAACAGCCCTGACAGGAACGGTGGCCAGCCAGGAGGCAAGAAACCCAAGGGTGGCAAGAAACCCAAAGGTGGAAATCAACCCAACAATGAGTCACCGGATGATGACGACAACAGCCCTGACAGCAACGATGGCCAGCCAGGAGGCAAGAAACCCAAGGGTGGCAAGAAACCCAAAGGTGGAAATCAACCCAACAATGAGTCACCGGATGATGACGACCAACCCGACGACAACAGCCCTGACAGGAACGGTGGCCAGCCAGGAGGCAAGAAACCCAAGGGTGGCAAGAAACCCAAAG GTGGAAATAAACCCAGTGACGGAAACCCGCCTGGACAAACAACAACCACAGTCACAACAAAGACGACAACAGAAACAACCGCTTCCGCCA gCTCGCCATCTGGTAGTCCCAATAACCAACAACCCAGTGACGACCAACCGGATGTAAAAGATCAGCCACAAGAAAACAAACCCAGTGATGACAAAAAACCTAAAGCTGGAAAGCAACCCAAAGAAGTTTCACCAGACGATAATAAACAGCCCGACGACCAGAGCCCAAAGAAACCCAAAGGTGGAAATCAACCCAACAATGAGTCACCGGATGATGACGACAACAGCCCTGACAGCAACGATGGCCAGCCAGGAGGCAAGAAACCCAAGGGTGGCAAGAAACCCAAAGGTGGAAATCAACCCAACAATGAGTCACCGGATGATGACGACAACAGCCCTGACAGCAACGATGGCCAGCCAGGAGGCAAGAAACCCAAGGGTGGCAAGAAACCCAAAGGTGGAAATCAACCCAACAATGAGTCACCGGATGATGACGACAACAGCCCTGACAGCAACGATGGCCAGCCAGGAGGCAAGAAACCCAAGGGTGGCAAGAAACCCAAAGGTGGAAATCAACCCAACAATGAGTCACCGGATGATGACGACAACAGCCCTGACAGCAACGATGGCCAGCCAGGAGGCAAGAAACCCAAGGGTGGCAAGAAACCCAAAGGTGGAAATCAACCCAACAATGAGTCACCGGATGATGACGACAACAGCCCTGACAGCAACGATGGCCAGCCAGGAGGCAAGAAACCCAAGGGTGGCAAGAAACCCAAAGGTGGAAATCAACCCAACAATGAGTCACCGGATGATGACGACAACAGCCCTGACAGCAACGATGGCCAGCCAGGAGGCAAGAAACCCAAGGGTGGCAAGAAACCCAAAGGTGGAAATAAACCCAGTGACGGAAACCCGCCTGGACAAACAACAACCACAGTCACAACAAAGACGACAACAGAAACAACCGCTTCCGCCA gCTCGCCATCTGGTAGTCCCAATAACCAACAACCCAGTGACGACCAACCGGATGTAAAAGATCAGCCACAAGAAAACAAACCCAGTGATGACAAAAAACCTAAAGCTGGAAAGCAACCCAAAGAAGTTTCACCAGACGATAATAAACAGCCCGACGACCAGAGCCCAAAGAAACCCAAAGGTGGAAGTCAACCCAACAATGAGTCACCGGATGATGACAACCAACCCGACGACAACAGCCCTGACAGGAACGGTGGCCAGCCAGGAGGCAAGAAACCCAAGGGTGGCAAGAAACCCAAAGGTGGAAATCAACCCAACAATGAGTCACCGGATGATGACGACCAACCCGACGACAACAGCCCTGACAGGAACGGTGGCCAGCCAGGAGGCAAGAAACCCAAGGGTGGCAAGAAACCCAAAGGTGGAAATCAACCCAACAATGAGTCACCGGATGATGACGACAACAGCCCTGACAGCAACGATGGCCAGCCAGGAGGCAAGAAACCCAAGGGTGGCAAGAAACCCAAAGGTGGAAATCAACCCAACAATGAGTCACCGGATGATGACGACAACAGCCCTGACAGCAACGATGGCCAGCCAGGAGGCAAGAAACCCAAGGGTGGCAAGAAACCCAAAGGTGGAAATCAACCCAACAATGAGTCACCGGATGATGACGACAACAGCCCTGACAGCAACGATGGCCAGCCAGGAGGCAAGAAACCCAAGGGTGGCAAGAAACCCAAAGGTGGAAATCAACCCAACAATGAGTCACCGGATGATGACGACAACAGCCCTGACAGCAACGATGGCCAGCCAGGAGGCAAGAAACCTAAGGGTGGCAAGAAACCCAAAGGTGGAAATCAACCCAACAATGAGTCACCGGATGATGACGACCAACCCGACGACAACAGCCCTGACAGGAACGGTGGCCAGCCAGGAGGCAAGAAACCCAAGGGTGGCAAGAAACCCAAAGGTGGAAATCAACCCAACAATGAGTCACCGGATGATGACGACCAACCCGACGACAACAGCCCTGACAGGAACGGTGGCCAGCCAGGAG GTCCAGCTAGTAAACCCGATGGTAAAAAACCAAATTCAGCCGAAAAAGGCCCCAATAGTTCACGTAAACCTGATTCAAGTCGTCCGAAAGGCAAAAAGCCAAGACATGGTGGTATCAGACCCGGCAGACCTACCCTAATTCCTCCACGTGGTG GTCGATACCCACCAGGATTCATCCCCAAGCAGCCAGGTCGCAACCGCATCTGCGTGTGCTTCAACAGCTTTAGCGACATGCCGGCAGAACTCAGATCCCAATTCCGATTATACTGA